The DNA window TGGACGCCGGCGGGGCGGAGTTCACCGGTCGGGGCGTCCGGGGGCTCAGGGTGGACGTGCTCTCCGCGGGAGAGCGCTTTGCCCTGCCCGCCTTTTAGTACCCTGGGCCCATGCCTTCCGGGCGCGTGCACGAGGCCATCAACCTCACGGCGCTGGGTATGGGCGGCATCGCCTTTCTGGCCTATGGCGGCTCCCCGGAGGAGCCCGGGGCCCTGGCCTTCGCCTTGGCCTACCTGGCGGGCACCTTCCTCCTCTCCCCGGACCTGGACCTGGCGGAAAAGGGGGTGCGGGCCCAGGGGCGCTGGGGCCTTTTGGGCCTTCTCTGGCGGCCTTACGGCTGGCTCTTCCGCCACCGTGGGCTTTCCCACACCTGGATCCTCGGGCCCCTGACCCGGCTTGGATACCTGGCCGCACTCCTGGCCGTGTTGGGCTTTGCGGTCGGCGAACTTGCCCGCTTTTTGGGGGTAGGGCTTCCCCTATCCTTTAGCCTCGGTCAGGCCGGGTGGGGCAAGGAGGTCTGGGGCTTGGCCCTCCTTGGCTACTACCTCTCCCAGTGGCTCCACCTGGTGGCGGACGGTATCTG is part of the Thermus islandicus DSM 21543 genome and encodes:
- a CDS encoding metal-binding protein, which gives rise to MPSGRVHEAINLTALGMGGIAFLAYGGSPEEPGALAFALAYLAGTFLLSPDLDLAEKGVRAQGRWGLLGLLWRPYGWLFRHRGLSHTWILGPLTRLGYLAALLAVLGFAVGELARFLGVGLPLSFSLGQAGWGKEVWGLALLGYYLSQWLHLVADGIWPDHDLRRLKRPR